The genomic DNA aaaaaaagaggtcagTATTCTTCTTCTCATAATAAAAATGGGGATAGCAGAtgaaaaaaataaggaaaaaaaaaaaaaaaaaaaaaaaaaaaaaaaaaaaaaaaaaaaaaaggtggtagtgtatagtaaaaaaaaaaaaaaaaaagggcccgtttgttgttttgatagaaaaaaaaaaaaaaaagtgggggtGGTTGTTTGtggaggaaagaaggaaaagggGGGTTTTTAAAAAGCTGACAGTTTGTAGTCCAATCAGGGCAGAATGAAAAGGGTCTGACAGTTTGTAGTCCAATCAGGGAAGAATGAAAAGGGTCTGACAGTTTGTAGTCCAATCAGGGCAGAATGAAAAGGGTCTGACAGTTTGTAGTCCAATCAGGGCAGAATGAAAAGGGTCTGACAGTTTGTAGTCCAATCAGGGCAGAATGAAAAGGGTCTGACAGTTTGTAGTCCAATCAGGGCAGAATGAAAAGGGTCTGACAGTTTGTAGTCCAATCAGCGGGGACACCAGGCTCCCAGGTAGTGCGCCGGGGCTTTGAAGCAAACTGAACACAGCGGCCAAACAGTTGAATTACAACTCCCGGCCTGTTAACGTTATGCCCTCTGGCTCAAAAAGACGATTCCCTTTAGACTTACATGGGGAAAGACGCGCACTGTGAATCAGTGGATACATTTGTGTGAGTCACAAGCCCCGCAAATCACCATTTGATCCATTTggtccgataacatttggaCAGTCTAGAAGAGTCGCACCATTAAAACATGTAATCCCCATTCGGGTTAGCGTAGCGCTAAACCGGAAGCAGCCGGCTCGGCCAGAGGTCTCTAGCGCACCTGCTCTATCGGCCGCACGATGTGGAAGCAGTGCCAATCATCTGGGTCATTTTTTGGCTCTATGATGGCTTCGTTCAACACTCAGCTACTCTCAAAAGGAATAAAAGGGCCTCTGCCTCGAACACTGTATGCAGGTCTTATTATACATCCGTGGATTACATGTTCAAATCGTAGGATATCTTAAAAAGGTGAAAATCTTgattctcacttgatttataaATCAGTGTGTGGTTCCCTGCTTCTCACCTGTCGCTCCAGGCCCCgttccactctctctctccccagggGTTTCTCATGCGGATCATGGTGAGCTTGTCTGACTTGAAGAAGGCCAGCAGGCCGTGGCCGAGCCTCACCCTGCGGACGTCCGTCACTGCGTAGGCGTGGCCCTTCACCAGGCCGCAGTCCAGCCTGGCCTCCATGTCCGCTGCGGTGGTTGCCTGGAACGACACGGCACAGCTTCAGTCGGTCCGTAAATCGTTCCTCACACTGCCCGGGTCGGCAGAAACGCAggttttttaaaagtgtgttcaatatgttGAGAAAGCACTGATGGTCCTACACAAGCTGACATAGTTTCAAAAAGTGTAACaatgtttattatattacaaaaaatataGGCAAAACCTTATGAAAAGTGCAACTTTTAACATCAAAAGGAACAAGGGTTCAGCAcgtaaacagctgattggtcgGGAACATTTCCAGTAGCGCAGGTTTAAATTATACAAATCCAAACATTCAAGCTAAGACATAAAGAACAACATGTAAACAAATCACAGAAACGCCACTAACTACACACTCGTTTTCTTCATcctcaaaattaaaatgtaaaactgtACACGTGAACACTTTAAAGTAAAccttaaataaataagacaAGAGTGCATTATGCATTTCAAATAACTACCGTGAtaataatgacattttaaacGAAAACGGTAATTGTTATCGTCAGCATTTTTATCGTGGTTCACCGTTACACCGgtaatcgttacatccctaaacgcgtcacgctgcggtggccgATCGtgtaactagggctgcaactaacgattacttccatagtcgattaatctggtgaatattttctcgattaatcgattagttgtttggtctataacatgtcagaaaatggtgaaaaatgtggatcagtgtttcccaaaaagcccaagatcatcaaatgtctcgttttgtccacaactcaaagatattcagtttactgtcacagaggagagaagaaactagaacatattcacatttaacaagctgacatcagaggatttctttttacttttgtcttaaaaaaatgactcaaaccgactttctattatcaaaatagttggcaattaatgtaaaagttgacaactaatcgattaattgattaatctttgcagctctacatgtAACCAGAGGTCAGACTTGTTTAGAGCTACGGtttgagagtcccgtacaggaaacaggaaacatcactgcctccatCGCTGCCACAAGACAGTCTAAAACACTAGGAGGGTGAAAAAAACTAACCAGCACTAAACTGGCCGGGAGTTTGTGTAATAGCtgaatgaaaaacaacaaagcgCTCGCTGTGTCTCGCTCGTCTCtgctctttctccctcctgtGAAATAAGCTGCCTTCGAGTGCGGTCGGAAACATCGATATCAGTAACGTAAtgtaaagtctacttgtgctacatttagggctgcaacaacgaatcgaTTAAAATCGATAAAATTCGATTATTAAAAAAGTTGTCAACGAATTTCATTATCGATACGTTGTGTCGCGCAACTATTACGCCAGCTGGCTATAAATGAACTTAATTTGcacttactacaatgatggtaataatttaatgaataagcttcaagtgtgtgtaagtatgtaagtaaatttatttgtatagcacatttcacagataaaatcacaaagtgcttcacaacgaAAGCAATTCAACACAAGAAGTCTTCTGAGAGCACAttgaaatacaaacagaaaatataacaaacaaccatagtgtgtgtgtgtgtgtgtgtgtgtgtcttgtctgtatctgctctttgggttacttacctttacacaagtattaactaaaacaacaagtatgtaagtatgcattgagttgatgtaaattaatgctGTCATTAAtgattcatcgattaatcgaaaaaataaatcgacagattaatcgataattaaaataatcgtAATAGGGGGGTTATAGAAAACAAGACAAGGTCGTTTCATCGTCACTCCGCCCCACCTCGCCACCCTGCAGAGCATCGGCGGACAGCTCGTCTCGGCCTGAACGGCCACTATATCCGTTTGTTTAATCGTCCTCCGCTCACCCGGATCGAGCAGCTGATGAGGCCTCCTCTGTCGTGGACTTTCAGGACCCTCTCGAACAGCTTGCTGCGTTTCTCCTGGTCCTCTTTGAAGCCGTTCTCCATCAAGTCCATCGGCTCCGACACGCCGCCGGTGAAATCCACGAGAGCGTCGGCCGTGTTGCCCCCGTCGAGCGCCTCGTAGCATCCAGACATCctagaaacacacacgcacacacacacacacgcacacaacacacaacactaaacacgcacacacacacacacacacacacacacacacacacacacgaacacacacacacacacacacacacacacacacacacacacacacacgcacacgcacggtGTTAATTAATAAGGGaataaattccactaattaaccctgacaaagcacacctgtgaaggtaaaaccatttcaggtgactacctcatgaagctcattgagagaacaccaagggtttgcagagttatcacaaaaagcaaagggtggctactttgaagaatctaaaatataagacatgttttcagttatttcacacttttttgttaagtacataattccatatgtgttcattcatagttttgatgccttcagtgagaatctacaatgtaaatagtcatgaaaatataaaggaaacacattgaatgagaaggtgtgtccaaacttttggcctgtactgtagataaaGACTTGAAAACCTGCGTGCTGGAAGCCTTACTTGGCGTAGGCCTTCTCCACCAGCGCGCTCCAGAACTCGTTGCTGTCGTTGGAGTGGCAGTACACCAGCTTTCCGTTCACCGTGGCCAGCCGGTCATCGATCACCACGTCCACCCACTCGCCGAACCGCCAGAACCGGAAGTGGAAGATCCCGGCGTAGGACTCCGGTTTATCGTCGTTCCACTCCTGGTCCTTCCAGTCGGGGATCACCTGAGAAAGAACACACGGTCATCATTCACGTTTTTCCATTCGAACTTTATTAACACTTGAAAGATCACTGAGGGGAAACGGTCATTTACAACGACATCGATTCAATTACTAAGACAAAGATCATCTAGATTTTTAACAAACTAGAATGGCATTCTGGGGGTGCAGACCTCCGCTAGTTCTTcatttgggatttttttaaactgatttaAAATCACCCAAAGTAAAAATCACCTCTGACAACATCAtctgtacagtgccttgcgaaagtatggccccttgaacttttcgaccttttgccacacttcgggcctcaaacataaagatataaaactgtaatttttgtgaagaataacaacaagtgggacacaacatgaagtggaacgaaatttattggatatttccaaccttttaaacaaataaaaaactgaaatattgagtgcaaaattattcagcccccttaagttaatactttgtagcgccaccttttgcgcgatacagctgtaagtcgcttagggtatgtctctatcagttttgcacatcgaacgcatttttgcccattcctccttcaAACACACGTGTTGGATGAATGACATCacaacaaaatatgtttaaataaatttttaaacaaaaaaccaCACAAATTTATTTCCACCATCCCACAATTTTAACCATCCTTGCTGAAGAAAAAACATCACAGACGGGATTTAGGAGAGTGTGTTGCTTTTACACAACATAACTTTTGCATTGAAAAGTTTTTATCCCACAACTTCCACattgtgtgtctcccaggtggcttttgcaAACTTAAACAATCAAACTTTCTCCACCAATGTGCATATACATAACCTCCTCAGCAATATCATGGTCTATCctatcagtcttctcattgtatgagctgaaagtttaagCGGGTTTGTAGTGGTGATACTCCCCAAATATCGCACAGTCGAAACTAACTGTACCACCGGCTAACCACAACATactctgtgtgtttttccatGATCTCTCTCGCTACagcctctgagactatcacagagcaggtgcatttatggactattacacacagctggattctatttatcatcattagtcataggtcaacattggatcaaacatcctcactgaacttctggagagtttgctgcactgaaagtaaagggctgaataattttgcccactcagtttttatttgttaaaaactgTACATACAGTGCTTCTTGACTTTCCTTTCAACCTCAAAAAAAATATAACTTTTTTgtaaaatcaacaacaagtgcaATTAGAAGTacaaattcattggctattcaAACTTTACAAAAAGCGCAGCCCCTCCAGTCACCTCAAGTTTGATGTCACAATACTAACtaattataaataatgtgtgtaatcaagtccgTATAACATTGTGATAGCCAACCTCAAAAGAAAAGACAGGCAGGTGAGTGAGGAAGGGATACAAACACCCACTGTCAAGATATGAAATGGAAAGTATCAGCCACACAAAACAAACCTAACGCTCTACAAGAACATCAGAGCAGCCAatatcactctggatgaactgcagagatctacagtgAAATCTGTCATAGGACAACAATCGGTAAattactgcacaaatctggcttTATGGAGAGTGGCAAGAAAGCCAAAAATATCCAAAAGAATGTTTAAGCCCTGggacaccaaacatgtggaagaagtgTGGTCAGATGAACAAAATCGactttggcaacaatgcaaacgtATGGGCTTCAACACAACACACTTAACAAACACCATCCCCACTGCAAACATGGTGGTGACACATGTTGGGTGTtttcttcacagacaaagaTGATTGGAAAAGATGGATGGagaaatacaggaccattctaaAAATCTAGCAAAGACCTGAGCAGAAGGGTCTCAACAACAATATCCAAACATAAGCAAACTACAATGAATGTTCACAATAACATATCCAGTGTTAAAATGCCAGTCAAAGTCGACCTGATCAATAAAACTATGCGTTCACAAACCTCTCCatcaacctcactgagctcgagctgtttacGGGagaatgggcaaaatgtcaTCTCAAAACAACATACTAGCCTTAcactgtaatcgcagcaaaaggtggcgctacataTTAACTTAAGGGCTGaattttaatattcattttatttgtttaaaagtttgaatatccaataaatttgaTTCCACTTAATGATTGTTACAattaaaaattacattttatactTTATGTTGACAAAATGTGGCAAAAAAGCAAGGGGCTCTTCGCAAACGTATTCTGTCTATTTGTTAGTTCCTAAAAAGTCAGtctttatcagttttttttaacacttctTTCCCCTTAATTAACCTGAGGATGTATGACGTTTTTGTCAACAAgggaatcacacacacacacacacacacacacacacacacacacacacacacacacacacacacacacacacacacacacacacacacacacacacacacacacacacacacacacacacacacacacacacacacacacacacagtgtgaagtcagtgatataaataaataactgatcCATTAAGCCAAGACCAGTCAAGCTCCCAGAAGCCCTCAGGAAACTCCCAGAGTTCCCTGTTGTACGTCATCAGCGCCTCCTGTTGCCTAGCACCCTCACACCTCATCACCCACCTCCTTAATgccttaaacatttttttttattggagaGTGTTTTCATTTgatatacatacattttgaaaCCTGATCCCTGGAGTTTACACCTCAGGAAAATGTCTGATAATTCAGACAGGCCATATCGCCTATATAACAagaataattattattaaatagagTAGTAGTGTGGATAGTTTGGTGCAAAAATCAGCCTCCAAAGAGTTGAAGGCTTAGCAGGGCTGAATACTACCGATTCTGACTGATGCGGTTGTTTGCATTGATCCCATCTCCCAATGCTCTCCCctacccccccccaccccccacctcccccatGCTCGGGTTATGTGGCTAATCAATGCGTCCTAACCAAAACAACCCTGTGGGCAACTCTCTGTGATGGAAATAGTtgaagaggggaggggagaCAGAGAAGGCATGCGAGCctatgagaaaaagagagagagagagagagagtgttagaGAGAAATCTGAAACTCTCTCAGAGTCCCATCTATCACAGCATCCATCCAGACAGGCCGGCCTTGCCCTCTCCTAAACCCAGGATTATAACCTTGAAGTCGGACATGGACAACGCCAAAGCCCCCGGCAACACAATAGTGCTGGCGTTTAAAGAAGACACTGCACTGACAGAGGTGAGGCTCTCGCTTTGAAATGACAACTTCATTAGCAATATGTGTGGAGGCAatgcttattttattttatttgaaaggAAATACAATTGAATGTACAAAGAGTCAACCTAATTTGATGTGGAGTTTGTGCCCCATCACCAAAATGTCAACGCTGCAGTTTTGACTCTCGATGAACATGTTGAAACACAGATATCTTTTAAGAAATACTAGTGTAGTTGTTTATACACTGAGAAAAAGTTTGAAATTGAGctcattacttttctttttactgttGGCCGACTTTTCGAAGTTTCCTTTTTGGAGATTAATGCAACTTTTTATTCATTCAAACTGTTCGCCCAGCTTTGATGAATAGTCTTCATAACATCTGTTCTAAAGGCTTTCTGTGGTGTGTCTGGTGTAGTGATCGATAGGTCTACTTATCAGAAGAGTTAAAACACAGACCATTAGTCTGGCAGTCGGCCTCAaaactattttcattttgtgtgaTGTAACCTCAGTGGAGGTCAAGCGCTCCTGGGCTGAAAAGTTAATGTGCACCTTTGCTTTGCTCAGAGAAAAATGTTTTAGAGCTACAACGATTGGTCACCAATCAAAAGAAAGCTAATCAGCAATtcttttgatacatttttcaacactttctggcttgcagcttctcaaatgtgagagaCTGGCGCCAGAAAGTGTTAAATCATAGTTCTTTGTTCGGGACGGTCGGTCTGACAGCTAAACAGGACATTTGATGACGTCACCTTGTGGTCTAGGATATTGTGATGGCCATTTTTCACTGTTATGGACCAAAGAATTGATCGATTAATCACAAAaatagtcgtcagattaatcaataaagaaaataaacggTAGTCGCTGCCCTGGTGCGGTTAATTACATTTCGCATTCGGTGTTAATCGGCATCGCTGTGATTCAGGGTCCTAATGGCTGCGCTGGCAATTAAACATGAACGTTTTGACAGATTAGGTCACTAGAATTGGACCCTCTGCAAATTCAAGTAAGTGAAAATCATTTCGGAAGACAAACTAGCGGCATCTACCGTTGAGGCATGGTAATGGTACCGCGGCATCAAGTCGTGTGCCTGGACTGAACACTATTGCGTAGCGCGTAAATGTCTTTACGGCACTCAGTTTGAAGCCTTTTGGATTTTGCAAAAAAGGGTTTTTCTACAAATACCGTGGACTCGTAataagaactggatacagctttgGAGGCGGTAGCCCCGATCATTCCTGCGAGAGTTGCTCAGTGACGCACGAAGCCTTCGTGGAGTCTAAACCGCATAGCAAACGTTCAGGTGGCCGGCGCCGCTTCCTGCACTGTGCGGCccgtagagcaggcgcactgaAGACCTCCGCTGGCCGAGACGGCTACTTCTGGTTTAGCGCTCTGCTAACATGAACGGGGATGAAATGATGTAATCGTGCGGCTCTTCTAGACTTCCCAAATCTAAATCGGACCGAATGGATAAAATTCTGATATTGAAGCTAGACATTTCTCTGGGGATATGCGAcgcttgaaaaaaaatgtatccactgatttacgGACGTCTCTTTCGCCATGTaagtctgtaatgtaatgtgcaactgtacatttatgtaatgttatgttatgtgcagcagtgcaaatgtactgtttgtgtgcttatgtgttttttcctgttcccacactgttctTATCTTTATCAGGATAGTCTGAGAGCCGCTTTtttgtttccctctcctctccttcatgtcatgctgtatctgttgcaagagttaggagagagttgagatggcgccgcatatggcgactcggtgcgtttgtgcatgttgctttaatgctttaatgtgaCCTGCACCTACGATACCACGACAcatcccttgtgtgtgtaaacatacttggcaataaagcttttctgattccgATTCTGAAGTCTAATGAAGTTGTAATTTCGCTTCAAAGCGTGGCGCACTGACAACTACAGAATAAAATGTGGTGGGCTGGATCAGATTAAAATCGGACACACACTACTCCTCCTTCTCCGGCCAATAGCGATTTCCCTTTCATCTCTTCTCCTCCCCTGTGCTCTTTTACTCCCTCTGCAGATGATGCGTCTCCGCGTGTCGTCTCTGCAGCGCTCGGGGCAGAAGCGCCAGGACGGCGAGCGCCTGCTTCTCTCCCACGAGGCCGTGTATCGGCTGGACTTCCCCACCCAGGAGCTCAACTTCTCTCGCTGGTACTTCTCCCTCAAGGCCTACGGTCGCGTCACCATCACCGGGATCTCCCAGCACTGGACGCCCGACCTCACCAACCTGATGACCCGGCAGCTGCTCGAGCCGATCGGAACGTTTTGGCGAAACGCCAACGACCCGGAGGATTCGCCGCTCAAGTGGCTGGAGGCGGACATGCAGGAGTTCGGCGAAAGGATTGCCGAGCTGGCCAAGGTCAGGAAGGTCATGTACTTCCTGTTTGCTTTCAAGGATGCTGCGGAGGCCGCAAATCTCAGCTGCTCGGTGGAGTTCACAGCAGATTAACGACTCGTCACTCTTTGTCCAGTAGAGTCCTCTTTAGTACTCAAGAAGCACTGCAATAGTTTGTTCAATCTTTGACCTTTTAAAAACATCACACTAGAGCTGAAGAAAAAGAGGCGAGCTGGCCTccattttgtttgacaatacttcgaacgtcaacaagatgTGACGTCACCaaaacatcacttagagcacctttaagactGTAGATCCACCTTCTTGGCCCACATGACGCATTCAAATTTTCCACAGTTCATTCAAACATTTCAGCACAACCTTTTACAATGAACCTCAACAGCCAAGTCAACATTTTATAAGCACTCAACATGCTGTAAAGAAAGTATTTTTCACAAAAcaaagcacacaaaaaaacaacacatagtACGAGATAGAACAAGTATGAAAGCACTTTgtttaaactaaactaaaaagaTCAAAGCATCATCGACAGAAATCAGCAATTTCGATTCGTACAGAAACGCGAGCATTCGTACAAAAAAAGATTCTTTTGACAACATTATGTCATGTTAAAACTTCATAATCGTTTATGGAAATGTTAGAATTCAGAAATGTTGAATACAAAACTTCTGAGGACACAAACTAAACTTCCtcttgtaaataaaaacaggccTTTTTTTTCGGATCagctgaatatcgtgataaTGTGCGTTTGAGTGGTTACTGTCTTTTgctgttgttgtattttgttcCTGAAGTCTTTCGTCGCTCACAGGAGAGGCAAAAACAAGCAGCGCTGAATGCAATATTGAATATTCACATCACATGACTGTCGGCCTACAAACAGAGATCAATGGAGTGAAATCTATTAAAAATCAAATGAAAGCTGtctactgtgtgtgttctcattgGTGCAGATTATTATTGGTGTTACTGGACAGacgagggagggatggagggatggagggagggagggatggagggagggagagagggagggatggaacAAGAGGCTCCTTTTCTCTTGTCCTTGAGACTAGGAAGGGATGAAAAAGTATGGACTATAGTAAGGAAAgaaacaagagaagaagaaTGAGATAAGAAAAGGACAAGAAAaggattaaaaagaaaaggatttaaaaaagtaaaggAGACAAGGAAAGAAGGGAaacaaaaagaagagaagaggagactaAAAAAAGGATGAAATAAGGAGTGGAGATGGAGGAAAAAAGAGGAGACCAGAAAGGAAGGAAAcaaggaggaaagaaagaaacaagaggagaggaggaagaaaaaagactagaaatggaataaaaaggaaatgaaaagaaaggatGGAAacaaaaggaggagaggaagggaaagatggaaacaggaggaggagaggcaggaaggagaggaaacaggggagaggaaggaaaagaggaaacaaaagaggaaggaaagagaggaaacaagggaaggaaagaggaaacaggaggaaaagagaggaaacaggaggagaggaaggaaagagaggaaacaggaggagaggaaggaaagagaggaaacaggaggagaggaaggaaagagaggaaacaggaggagaggaaggaaagagaggaaacaagaggagaggaaggaaagagaggaaacaagaggagaggaaggaaagaggaaacaggaggagaggaaggaaaagaggaaacaggaggagaggaaggaaagaggaaacaagaggagaggaaggaaagagaggaaacaggaggagaggaaggaaagaaacaAGGGGAGAGGAGACTAAGAAAGGATGAAACAAGAGTCAGGTTCATAAAATAAAGCCCAAAATCACAAGTTTATCTCAAAGGGCTCACAGGTCGGCCcgcacgataaatcgttataaaatcgcgatctcgattcacccgttcgcaatttaatttttaaatgatttttttttttcttttctccttcaattaattaattaaattaagtaAAGACATGTTccaggagttcagatagagccagtatcagggccatatttagttcagtgtTTTGTATGTCACAGTTTTTGGttgcctactgtacttaaatggccagtatgtactttattttctttatccattGAAGCCTCtttgtttacaggcttgtggtgatacGCAATGGTCTATAggtgcccccaaaaaaatctgtttggtgctgccaatttgttttcatttgtcatggttcatgagTGCAATAAAACATCACAC from Perca fluviatilis chromosome 2, GENO_Pfluv_1.0, whole genome shotgun sequence includes the following:
- the ompa gene encoding olfactory marker protein a, yielding MDNAKAPGNTIVLAFKEDTALTEMMRLRVSSLQRSGQKRQDGERLLLSHEAVYRLDFPTQELNFSRWYFSLKAYGRVTITGISQHWTPDLTNLMTRQLLEPIGTFWRNANDPEDSPLKWLEADMQEFGERIAELAKVRKVMYFLFAFKDAAEAANLSCSVEFTAD